The window atttcaaagtttggagtcgtagatcattctttttggatgcaaaatgactaacatgtatcagtgaaatttgttgtttaattctgcaactgcaagcaaatgtgtgtgctgttattgcattatttgcaaaaaaacgcacagaaaaaacactatttttgacgactcactgcagttatctcaggtgcggttagatagacgcgcatacatgtaagtacagtttattttctaggtttggtatcgtagataatttttttgcaatgcaatgtgacaaacatgtattgatacagtttgttgtataattttgcaagtgaatatgtgtttattggctgcatgtttcactaaaaggcagtaaaataaaaactttttcgttgcttttgttggttcctttgattgcagccaaatGACTTGCTCTAGGGGGCTGAAAattaagtggaagacactttgagatataaggaatcggataggccatgacacgagaaggtgtagaaatctgcttgcagacagctttaacatgacatcacatattgatatattttttaagtttttgcatattaccccatttttgaggtcacgttttaactttggttaagtgtttgcccacaactgacattagattacatttaaacattttacattatttttctaGCACATGTTCATGTTAGTCTGCGCCATCCATTTCTGTGAAAAATACGAGTGTTCAACATTGATGAAATCATGGACAGGCAGTcttgatgaaacatttacagtTGCTTCAATAGCATGTGCTCTTtgcgaaaaacaaaaattgtgttCAGGTTCAAGTCCAAGGTTGATGTCATCATCAGCACGAGCATGACAGTTGTCATCAGCATCAATTTCATTTTCAGCTGTTGCTGTGTGAATCATAGAAACATTTCCACATGAATGACTGGTGCGTGACTCAGGGAAATAAGCGTGTTCAAGTGAGATATGTTCCGAAATGTCCTCCATACTCAAGCCAGGAAAATAACTTTGTTCAAGTTCACAAACATCCTGTATGTTCAATTGAGTGTAAGTACTATTTGCATGTAGGAAAGCTTCTTCCATGTTCCGCCCATTGTTAAACACAGACATACTTTCCTGTTCAACAAAAATGTCTGACAAAAAATTAGGCTgttgtgggttcaattcaatcccaacattgtcactgtcagtggcacATTTCTCTTTCATGTTCAAAGGAGTCTTAGACGAAGTGGTACATTTGCGctgatttgtttttttctttttgatctctgtcagtgtcactaaTAGACTAGCAGTACTGACTGGATTTGGAGTACAAAAATCTGTTGGCATACTGGAATGACCTGGTTTGAATGAACCAAGCTTGTTCTGTCCACACTGACTAGCAGAAGTTTGGATAGAACTTGGAGaaaaatgaacaggtgttaattggtAAAAGCATTGATAATGTGTTTCTAGAAAAACAGTCAAATCTGCAAAAGAATCAAATGACATCAAAACAGCAGCACCACCTGAAGAATGAtcgccatttctgtttctttcatgggaatcaaacaaataaaaacactgACTATCCAGGTTACCGTGAATGGCAATGGTCGATTCCTGAAATGTTGCAAGGATGTAGTTTGACACAGCAAaagcctgatgcaatccctcttCTAGATTAGTCAAATGAAAGCCTTGGTCACTGACAACATTAGCAGGCAAGTAAGCGGGGTTAGTGTGTCCAttaatcatgtcgaaaaaatattctaTTTCAACAGCATGTCCAACAACAGTTGTTGGCAAATGTTCGTGACCGATGTAACCATCAATGCCGACCCTCACCTTCATCATCACTGTCTCTTCTTGCTGTGCTAGCAGTAGAGCCACTATGACTACTGTCGTCGTCACTGTCAACATTTGCAGAGTCGCTGCTGTCACCATCATTAGCTGCACACTCTGCGTCACCACCTTCGTCACTGTTGTCACCGTTGTCAAAGTCCGGGTCGCCATGTGCATTGGCATCATGCACAGCTTGAACAGCTGCCTGCAAGACATTTGCAGTCACCTCTCTGTGTGCACCACCCACCTTCTTGGAGATACGCCGATAGGTGTTGTGCGACAATCCTGGAATCGACATGATGGCAGAGAACTTCCGAAGAGCTGCCTCGCCACATCCTAACTCGTTGAAGCACATGACAATGGAGTTGTTGACGTCAAACCCCATAGTGATGTTGTTGCTCCCATCAAGTCGGCTACATGAATGCTGCTGCTTCGTGAAGGTGCAATCCTGgtaaatacaaaaacaacaaaaaagattagtaacaaacaacaaaaaagctagagagcaagagagagtttgagagagagaaagagagagtgggagagaaaaagagcacTGATAATAATCACTAATATATTTCCTTTGTAATACTATTATCATCAGGGCTTACAGCTTTCAGATTATGTAGTTTTTCCcccacactgacagtgacaactgaAACTCAATCAGAAAAattccaagagagagagactcagttTGGGAGAGCTGGTAATAACTAACAAGGCAAAATaacacaatacaaaaaaatagtAATTATAAAATGAGTTTACATACCTCACAAGCCAGTCTTATTTCTCTTGAATATCCCATCTTGTCACCAAAGCACACCGACAGGGTCCCACCACACTCGCCACAAGCGACCGCCGAAAACAGAGACTTCAAATTTTTCAACTCAATGAAGCACCGCTCTTTGTCACTGTCCGTTTCGTCAGCTGCAGCAACGTCGTCTTTCATAACATCCAGTTTTCGTCTGGCAGTACACGGTTGTTCAGCTGGTAAAGGTACAATTCCATTGTTGTCATCAGCAAGCAGATCGTTCGAGATATCAGCATCTCCACTTGCAAAAATGGTATGTTCCAGAACTTCGCCGATCGTGTTCTCGTCAGCATTTTTCGCTTGCCAGCGAGCCTTGGCTGCTTCTTTGCACTGCTGCTTGCGTGAACGTTTTCCCCGACCAAGCGGAGTCCTGTCTGGCACTAAATCTTGCAAATCTTGAGCGTTTGTATCCATGTTTTCCGATATTTTCGATGAACTTCGGACAGCAATGACCACTTTCCAAAGTGCCGGAAGTTGGCGTAGCGAAGTGAAAGTTGGTCACGTGACCGATCTAGGCCAATCACAAGCTCTCGTGTGACGCGTTCCTCCTTATATGGGAAGTTAGCGTGCTTTCGGATAGCACTCAAAACTGGCCAGTTCATTCACAGAGAGAATGACAgcgggaaaggggagagaatgctGAATCCAACGGTATGTGTCATGTCGGAACGGGGTTCGGAGAATTTGGCGTAACTAACAGTCAAACAAATGCATTTTTGGCATTTCAACACAcaatgaaaataaattcttgacaCAGTTGGTTTTGAAACACCTTTATTTTGCATAAAATAAGTGTTTTATGTGAAAAACATCGGTTGAACCTGAATTAGAAAGGATTATTTGGTATAAATATGTCAAAATCTCAAAACTGACCACTTGAACACACAACACGATTTTTGACTTCAGACGTGTGTAGCCCCTGGCCTTAAAAGAATCCTTTGCATGGGCAGTAGCTCTAAACGTAAActatggcaacaacaacaacaacaattcggGGACGCCTAGAATCACACAATAATGTATCTGGAGTTTTTGCAGGCGAtgtctcaaaaaaaaaaaaaaagtagagacTCCAAGACGGCTCCGTGTCCGACTGCGGGTACTATGCACGCACAACAGCCCGAAACTCCGCCTGGCCTAGGTGATGTCTCTATCGACGAAGTTTCGGTTTGATAGTAGTAAGGGCAGTAACTCAAGACGTAAATGTGGCAGTGTCCCATAGGCAATCGCAGAGTTATCCTGTCCATAGGCACCGCTTACTTGATCCCAATTACTAGGCGTCCTCGGGGACGCCTAGAATCAATTTGGTAGAAAAATAAGAGTGTAACagggccgcctcaactttcacaaaaaggcgggtatgacgtcatcaaagacatttatcgaagaaatgaaaaacttgtctggggatatcatacctataggaactttcatgtgaagtttaatgcagatcagtccagtagttttctctaaatcgctctacgcctacacacacacacacacacacacacacacacacacacacacacacacacacacacacacacacacacacacacacacacacacatacacacacatacaccacaccctcgtctcgattccccatctatgttaacacatttgGTCAAAAGTCACTAACTTGTTGTTCTGagtgtacacacatacatacatacatacatacattcttacatacatacatacatacttacatacatacatacatacatacatacatacatacatacacacacacacacacacacacacacacacacaccacacacacatacatacagacatatagacatacagacatacatacatacatacatacagggccggacccagggggggttccaggggttccggaaccccacccctggaaaaagcatgtaccttgctttgagtgctttttggctcacgtaagtgtagcctatgcgatcgtaactttttctgtctgtgcgtgcgtgcgtgcgtgcgtgcgtgcgtgcgtgcgtctgtgcgtgtgtatgtctgtggtagaaactctaacatttgaagacgtcacattacattgacgtcacattatgacgtaagagggttagacgtcacgcgaaggaagtactgacagtctcggtcattattattttgagcgcgccgagactagttggcagtcgtgtccttgtaagtaggctacatgcagacagacagatctagatctagtgtctcgctttcttgcacagtttcacctatgctctttctgtgtgtgtgtgtgtgtgtgtgtgtgtgtgtgtgtgtgtgtgtgtgtgtgattgagtttgtgttactgtttgtcgatttcttacgtgagccttgatggcttcgcctcttgtttatttttttttttaaataaattttgtgtgtgtctctaacaaattttattcaatgtgaaatccgatgagaaaaaggtaccccccccccccccccccacaatgctgctcttaaccctcaaaacaaggccctgaatgcaccagattgcacagattttaaccgtttttcaaaaattttccggggggcatgcccccggacccccctagttcgcgcgcctgcaaagcaggcgcgcgcttgtggctttgccacttcgctgatttgcccccccaaaaaaggaggaacccccccccttacaactcatttggtccggccctgtacatacatacatacatacatacatacatacatacatacatacatacatacatacatacatacatacatacatacatacatacatacatacatacatacatacatgcatacatacatgcatacacacacgcacgcacgcacgcacgcacacacacacacacacacacacacacacacacacacacacatacatacatacatacatacatacatgcatacacacacacacacacacacacacacacacacacacacacacacatacatacatacatacatacatacatacatacatacttacaaacaaacaaacaaacacacgcacgcacgcacgcgcacgcgcacacgtacacgcatacacacacacacacacacacacacacacacacacacacacacacacacacacacacacacacacacacacacacacaccattcgcTTCCCAGAACTTGGGGAATTTGGTACTACAGAATTCAAACTTTACATAATTAGACCGACCGAGTTTTCATCGCTTGTCGCATTGACATACTTACTCTTAGATTTCAATGATAGTGAAGTGTACAATAACGCTGCCTCAGTTTCCCCGAAGCGTATTCTTGTCCTGTTTTTCTTTACTTTCTCAGAAACTAATTACATACATAGTGGCACAACGTAGCACGGCCACAATATCTGGTAGACGGTGTGGGCTTTTTATTTCTACAATAAATAATTGTTACGtcaactatatatatatatatatatattcctttGTCATCGCTGTCTGCCTTCACTTCAGTCGTCACCTGTGTCATCGCTGTTTGTCTTCACTTCAGTCGTCACCTGTTTCATCGCTGTCTGCCTTCACCCCTACCCCTGACTGACTGCCTGCCGCTGTCCATGGAGGTGAGTTGTTGCTGCTTTTCCTTGCTTTTAACACCACAATACTAAATCTTAAATCTTATAGTTCAAAACTTTCAACCACAGCTGAGAAAAAACAGTGGTTGACGTGTGTGTTGTCCTTCTTTGACCGTACTGTTCTCCTTTAGAGGGTTGGGTTTATTAAACGGGTATGGATCTTAACATGCTTTACATAAATGCTATAActgtttattaccaattcagtacCCCATGACAATTCGTGACATGAAGACACTTAACAAATACgcttcctgccccccccccccttccccgtcacacacacacacacacacacactcacacacacatacacacacacacacacacacacacacacacacacaccctccaccgTACTCTCCAAGCTAACTACTGTCATTAACAAACTCTGAATCATGACAAACAAATTAATTCACTCAAATGAATTAAACAGTTTTTAAATAAAATGTGTTATGATATTTACGACAAAACCAACACAAGAACAAttgttatcattattattttgtgtgtgtgcacataacGATGTGAAGATGTGACCAAAACGCATATTTTATGTTGAAATACTTGCAATGCCTTCTTTATTTAAACAGTTGTACTCATCTCAGTAAACTTCTTTGAAAGCCAAAAAGATTTTCGGCGTAATAAAACATGGCCGCCGCTCAGATGTAAACAAGCAGTTCGTGTCGTCTGCTAAGGCGCAGAAAGTTTGTAAGGGCACTTGGCTGTAAGGGCAAAAGTCTGTTAGTCACACCAGTACGCTTTGTTAACAGATAAAGAAtagacacaaaacaacaaagactAAACTGGACAATGACAACAGCTTACTCTACAGGTggttgtgaccctccaccacgaaatgagtcgcatgttacctcacgcggttctgcgctaggcataatataagtccgggggttgtatagtaacagtgtgagggtcaccatagtcccAGGCTaaaaagtgttcgctcttttctaaaacggttttcaccactggatagagaataaaaaaaactctgtaagaaaatgtaaaaatatgaaaatcatgataaggtgacatgcgactcattccgtgatgGAGGGTCATAAATGTAAAGTTGCATTTGAACACAAACAGTCCTTAAGATTGGGGTACACCACCTCCCAGCCTTTTCAAAACGTGGGCGACACCAGTAGGTGTTTACTGGTTGTTGAACAAGTCAACAAATGTATTGTGCAAGTCCGACGCCACATTCCTTGCATCTGCTGTACAATATCTCCTCACAATAGATTTGTCTCatttgacttttgttcgttaCTCAGTAATGTGGTCCATATCTGGAAGCAACAGCTTGTTCATAGTCAGGGTATTTACTCAGGGCGACCAGCGGAAAATGCTGTTCTTGCCCGTCCTAAACCCTAGCAAAGGAACGCCTGGTGGTAAAGGCATTCCAAATGTGCATGGCTCTACGCTCAACAATACACGTGTATAcaccagaaataaaaacaaacacaatggaTTGGGTCTCCCAGTATTTTATTATATCATTTTGCCGGTAACAACACACCATGTTGTAATGATACAAATACAATCATAATAACAATGACTTGTTGTAATGTGTGATTGCTTGTTGTGATGTGTGATGTTTTGTTGTGATTGTTTGTTGTGCCGTGTGATGGTATGTTGTGACGTGTGATGGTATGTTGTGACGTGTGATGGTATGTTGTGACGTGTGATGGTTTGTTGTGATGTGTGATGGTTTGTTGTGATGTGTGATGGTTTGTTGTGATGTGTGATCGCgtgttgtgatgtgtgatgGTATGTTGTGACGTGTGATGGTTTGTTGTGACGTGTGATGGTTTGTTGTGATGTGTGATGGTTTGTTGTGATGTGTGATCGCTTGTTGtgatgtgtgatggtgtgttcTGATGTGTGATGGTTTGTTGTGATGTGTGATGGTTTGTTATGATGTGTGATGGTTTGGTGTGACGTGTGATGGTTTGTTATGATGTGTGATGGTTTGGTGTGACGTGTGATGGTTTGTTGTGATGTGTGATGGTTTGTTGTGATTTGTGATGGTTTGTTGTAATGTGTGATTGATTGATGTGATGTGTGATGGTTTGTTATAATGTGTGATGGTTTGTTGTGATGTGTGATGGTTTGTTGTGATGTGTGATGGTTTGTTGTGACGTATGATGGTTTGTTATAATGTGTGATGGtttgttgtgatgtgtgacTGTTTGTTATGATGTGTGATGGTTTCCTGTgttgtgtgattgtttgttgTGACGTGTGATGGTTTGTTGTGATGTGTGATGGTTTGTTGTGATGTGTGATGGTTTTTTATGATGTGTGATGGTCTGTTGTGATGTGTGATGGCTTGTTGTGATGTGTGATGGTTTGTTGTGATGTGTGATGGTTTGTTATGATGTGTGATGGTTTGTTGTGATGTGTGATTGTTTGTTGTGACGTGTGATGGTTTGTTGTGGTGTATGATGGCTTCTTGTGACGTGTGataacttttttgtgtgtgatggaTTGTTGTGGTGTATGATTGCTTGGTGTGGTTTTTCATGTGAAGAGCATGGAGGCATTGTTTCACAAGCTTCAGGGAGACCTGACACTGGCTGAGCGCGAGAGGTGTAACGCCGAGGCCGAGAGGGATGAACTGGCTGATCAGATTGGCATTAGCAAGTAAGTCTCAGCCTTTAACGGCTCTTTTTTTTCATCCACCGCTTTTCTCCAGACTTCaaatgttttcttcattttatgGTTACAACTGCAAACCCAAATAGAAAGATAATTTGAACATTTGTATTGTTCTGTCTTTTAAATTCCCGCAGTTACCTTTGTACTGCAATATGTGAAACACTTTTGTATCTGTTATAGTTTTTCACACAGTTGTGGCTGTTTTGTCCAAGGAAATGCAATTAAGTCTGTTGTCTCATTTAACAAACTTTGCcctcaataataataataataaaaacgattacttatatagcgcgtaaacctcgtggtgacgagtccagtagtggaatgcatgaatggagactatCAAGCTAGTTGGGAACTAAATCCAAAGTTCGAAACTATCGCTCTAGTGCGCAATGCATGGCACGATATTTTCAAATGTTCCGACCTAAGTTGGTGACTAACTTGCCCAAATTTGGTCCTCCTCCGAGGAGGACCAAATTCCTTAGTTTCGAACTATTGCAAAAACACAAATGGCGGCCGCCATGACAGTCTTTGATTTTGCtgtacaaaaaaaatcaaatattcggCAGTCCGACGCATGAACCAAAGAATGATgtcgacaaagaagttgaaacattGATTGCGCTTTGGAGGGGGTTCAAATACAAGTCGTGAAGTGACCGGCACAGCTGATTTGGGACACGATCTACCTTGAGTCGGGAGATTTGCTATGATTCGTATGAACAATGACTAAATTTCCACCTTTTACATCAGCGACTGTACAATTTGGCTTGTACATCTTCCTGTCGCTGATTTTAATCGGTTTGGATCATCCAACAGGTAAGAGCAAGATTCATCCGTTGTGTGCGTGTAGTTTGTGtgtcccacggtgtgtgtgttcgtttgcgcgcctcggtgtgtgagtgtgtgtcagattATATTGCAATAATACATTTGTTAGAAAGTGAGAGCAAgggtagatctagatctatgggCCAGGCAGTACTGTCTGAGTGTCTCCGAAACCGTGTTCAGTGTCATAGGAAAATAGGCCTACGAGCCATTGTGTAGTGGTGACGATGAAAgatacagttgttgtttttctgacagtgacattgacaatgaaCGATCGTCAATGCATCAATGATTATGCACAGCAGCATCGGTTTCTTCGGAACTGTGCACTGTTGACTGAATTTCCCACGGTGGAGCAATGAACAGTAGACACTAAAACAAAGCTAATCTAATGCATTGAAGCATCGCTGTAGATCTATCTCATTCAACTAACAATATAATGCAGTTAATGGCAAATCTATCTCTGAATGAACTGTTGTGTATCCTTATTTGCTGTAAATGTCCTGGTTCACACTGCACTCCCAACATTAGAAGTATGTTTTCTAAGCTGAATGCATGTATAATTTGATATAGTAAGTGTGTAAAGCCAAGAGTAACACTAACTGGCccaaaacaatttttgtgtgtatacaaatgaagaaagaaactgacttcACTTGAATCACTGCCACTGAAAGTGTGTCCATTGTGTATTTTAGAAGGGTTATTCAACAATgacttatttttctgtttaaatacTTGATATTTACTCTGCATGAACAGAGTCAGAGGTAAATGCTGCTGTATAAACTATGATTGTGAAAGAGGGGATAAAAGAATCAATGAGCGAGTGGTTTAATTATAATACAGTTATTATTTattgttaattaattattttatggtgttttttttcaggcctcctaagaaaccagagatgatgtgTGATGAAGTGTTCACACAGCTCTTGCATTCAGATATAAGGATTCTGGAGAGGATTCAGACTGAGTGGACATGCTACTTTACAGACTACCATGAAGAGTAAGTCACACATTTCTGTACCACTACCAAGTACCTGCTTGTGCCTATTAAattgttattgtaaaattgaTTTATGATATAAATTGGCACTGGTGATAGTAGTTTGAAGCTGTGTAGATGTTTTTGGCAGAGAGATCTGCGTTTCACATTAGATGCACTTACAATCTAGATAGATACATTCAGCTATGTCAACACTTGTTACATCTGAATCTGAGAGTAGTGGCAGGAGATGCAAGTTTATTGACACAAAaacattacggctttgtataaaataaattcttacATCTGTATGTATCCTTGCATGGTACAATATGTACTATTTATACAAAATGGTACATAAAGCTTGGttttagttctctttctcttctcaaatCCTTTGCCACTATTCTTAAAGTAAATTACACAGTGTGAATGAACTAATGCAGCAcaggaaagtaaaacaaaattgcaagataaaatgaaatcattactaatttactggaattattttaaaggcacatacagttattcttcccttggctcaccatcctagatcttgccaggcttttacatggaataagaatgaatctgttcactcggatacttctacattcaacaccctggcttcttcctgctcagagttagattttgttgtggaaaccactctcagattaacaaaaatgttacttctTTACTTCTGCTAGTGACTGTTGAGAAAtttgttcaaaaacaaaattcaactatgCACATAAAGCAGTCACTGACTGTCAGGATGTCAAtattgtatgtgtctgggtgaagTTATGTTCCTATCCCATACATGTAcaactggccagatctgaaatggccAAAATCAATGGGATCAACACACATCCCCAGAATCTTCATCACTGGAAAATGTGGTGGGTTGAATGTATTTTAATAAAAAGGCTGACAGGCGAGTGCTTTGGATCCTGAAAGTTCTGTTTTGGACTGAAATCGAGACACATTTCCCAATGAAACTGTATAGCGTTGATGCTGAAGAGCGAAAGTGTGTGGGTTGAGGGCACACTTGTTTTTGACTAAAATCGAGAAACATTTCTGCCGAGCACAAAGTTCATACACGCACAGATTTTTTTAATAGTTTAGattacaatatcacacacaccatccccgatCCCAATGGTCATGTGAAGAGCAAGTgcttcctcaccccccccccccccccccacacacacacacactgctaaacacgtacacaccttctccccccaacacacaccctcccctcgcTAACCAAAACCCATCCCCGTCCGCACACAGTGAATACTGAACGTGCTCAGTtatatgttttctttatttttcaggaAGGACCGCTACATTAGGGGAAGGCTGCTTGCACCTTGGTTCCTGGGTTCGCTGGGGACGATGATCAAATTCAGAGTACCATCACAATTCTGTGCTTTTCCATCTGATTCGGCTGAGAATGCTTGCAGAGGtttctacactacccgtcataaaaagtaggcagatgcgtttgagggcagatcttactgatgaggctgttgattgaaaaaccaaatatatgactgaaaaggccattaatttccctactttattcagaaacaaaattggGTTTTCATGACGTAATGTCTATGCAGTGAAAcctgcaacaca of the Littorina saxatilis isolate snail1 linkage group LG14, US_GU_Lsax_2.0, whole genome shotgun sequence genome contains:
- the LOC138947808 gene encoding uncharacterized protein; translated protein: MDTNAQDLQDLVPDRTPLGRGKRSRKQQCKEAAKARWQAKNADENTIGEVLEHTIFASGDADISNDLLADDNNGIVPLPAEQPCTARRKLDVMKDDVAAADETDSDKERCFIELKNLKSLFSAVACGECGGTLSVCFGDKMGYSREIRLACEDCTFTKQQHSCSRLDGSNNITMGFDVNNSIVMCFNELGCGEAALRKFSAIMSIPGLSHNTYRRISKKVGGAHREVTANVLQAAVQAVHDANAHGDPDFDNGDNSDEGGDAECAANDGDSSDSANVDSDDDSSHSGSTASTARRDSDDEGEGRH